A genomic window from Alkalihalobacillus sp. AL-G includes:
- a CDS encoding MBL fold metallo-hydrolase translates to METIHRNAHMIYPISVPTRSNLKTFNFYLLEEEGTLSLIDAGVNSDKCWDYFLGTLQEHGFNLSDLSRIIITHNHEDHVGLIDRIVTEHDISVYAPGKSIHLLKRDQDFFRMRIDFFKELYEKMGSGDYGTQQVIKLEEAMKDHEKRKIHSDITPIDQTVSPRMQVIETPGHSPDHVVLLDDERKWLFSGDHLIKHISSNAIVEPDQNGKRLSTVLDYEESLRKCLDFEADIVYPGHGDLIYNHKDLVTSRLKGIKRKADRLLKSVDSGCMTANDIAQAVYQDKYESQFSLVMSEIIGHLDYLEHHRQVKKELKGGVWNYKVTT, encoded by the coding sequence GTGGAAACGATACATAGAAATGCGCATATGATCTATCCAATATCAGTACCTACAAGATCCAACTTAAAAACCTTTAATTTTTATCTATTGGAAGAAGAGGGGACCTTGTCTTTAATTGATGCCGGCGTGAATTCCGATAAATGCTGGGATTACTTCCTCGGAACATTACAAGAGCATGGATTCAACCTAAGCGATCTTTCTAGAATTATCATTACGCATAATCATGAGGACCATGTCGGTTTAATCGACCGTATCGTAACGGAACATGATATTTCGGTCTACGCTCCCGGGAAATCGATACATCTCTTAAAAAGGGATCAGGATTTTTTCCGCATGAGGATCGACTTTTTTAAAGAGCTGTATGAAAAAATGGGTAGTGGAGATTACGGAACACAACAGGTAATAAAGTTAGAAGAGGCTATGAAGGACCATGAAAAGCGTAAAATCCATTCAGATATTACTCCCATTGATCAAACAGTTTCACCAAGGATGCAGGTGATCGAAACTCCTGGTCATTCACCTGATCATGTCGTTCTTTTGGATGATGAACGAAAATGGCTTTTTAGTGGGGACCATTTGATTAAGCATATTTCGAGCAACGCTATTGTTGAGCCCGATCAAAATGGGAAGCGACTATCTACCGTCTTAGATTACGAGGAATCTTTGAGGAAATGTTTAGATTTTGAAGCAGATATCGTTTATCCAGGGCATGGGGATCTTATTTACAATCATAAAGATTTGGTGACGAGCCGATTGAAAGGGATTAAAAGAAAAGCAGATCGACTATTAAAATCTGTTGATAGCGGCTGTATGACTGCGAATGACATAGCACAAGCGGTTTATCAGGATAAGTATGAGAGCCAATTCTCTTTGGTCATGTCTGAAATCATCGGTCATTTGGATTATTTAGAACATCATCGACAAGTGAAAAAGGAATTAAAGGGAGGGGTTTGGAATTATAAGGTGACAACATGA
- a CDS encoding bifunctional 2-polyprenyl-6-hydroxyphenol methylase/3-demethylubiquinol 3-O-methyltransferase UbiG, whose translation MSMEEMKLEQPFSEADFGKTELMPSHRIDLRNPGNENIDRFINANLVSDWSTLTWKDVGKPYEVKTVAKSRRDWEKENGDMSIKTSWEFFNRSFHEWFVKDLPEELSKSKRDLLKYLTRFQLSDVKKALGETVRLSLWNYAHRIEDGVWDPRGKRALFEGLDGKKPRILFLGAAEGYEAMQLYAMYPQGEVVMVDYDDFCRTNRFGHFPNSYPFLGTNPISGHPKVWHKDEMNIHYVVNDIRNLPFGKEFDLVLSVGLLEHFPDGYNAEVMEWHRKFLKPGGYVLMTTPRLQLKSRLFYTIMADVMNHTYRELMDVRQMGLYVYEGGFNIQRHGYIKVHNGIVAKPR comes from the coding sequence ATGAGTATGGAAGAAATGAAGCTGGAGCAACCTTTCTCAGAAGCAGATTTTGGGAAGACCGAATTGATGCCTAGCCACCGTATTGATTTACGCAATCCTGGGAATGAAAACATTGATCGGTTCATTAACGCAAATTTGGTTTCTGATTGGTCAACACTAACTTGGAAGGACGTAGGTAAACCTTATGAAGTGAAGACGGTGGCAAAATCGAGGCGGGACTGGGAAAAAGAAAATGGAGACATGTCCATTAAAACTTCTTGGGAATTTTTTAACCGCTCGTTCCACGAGTGGTTTGTTAAGGATCTACCAGAGGAACTTTCTAAATCGAAGAGGGATCTTCTAAAGTATTTAACACGATTTCAACTGAGTGATGTAAAAAAAGCCTTGGGAGAAACAGTTCGATTGTCGCTGTGGAATTACGCTCACCGTATAGAAGACGGAGTTTGGGATCCACGAGGAAAACGAGCTCTTTTTGAAGGGCTTGATGGAAAAAAGCCACGTATCCTTTTCCTTGGAGCAGCAGAAGGGTATGAGGCGATGCAATTGTATGCGATGTATCCTCAAGGAGAAGTTGTGATGGTTGATTATGATGACTTTTGCCGGACAAATCGCTTTGGGCACTTTCCTAACAGCTATCCTTTCCTTGGAACAAACCCGATTTCTGGTCATCCCAAGGTATGGCATAAGGATGAAATGAATATTCATTATGTCGTTAACGATATCCGTAATCTCCCTTTTGGAAAAGAGTTTGATCTTGTTCTTAGTGTTGGGTTGTTAGAGCATTTTCCTGATGGATATAATGCTGAAGTGATGGAGTGGCATAGGAAATTCCTTAAACCAGGCGGCTATGTACTTATGACGACACCTAGACTGCAATTGAAATCACGATTGTTTTATACCATCATGGCTGATGTGATGAACCATACGTATCGAGAACTGATGGATGTCCGCCAAATGGGGTTGTACGTGTACGAAGGAGGCTTCAATATCCAGCGACACGGCTATATTAAAGTCCATAATGGAATTGTCGCCAAACCTAGGTGA
- a CDS encoding DUF3231 family protein → MANIFEALVDHMKGTFDDEPKTPLHIGEAMGCWLYYTALAEEIPALEICLNTTTDDELQLIVKEGKDLGESQLNRLAKFMLSEGVSLPEADPHKPATESNAIPLGAKSTDTQIANLLSVKVGTNVVMCATNMSQCVRNDIQLIWMELQSEKMLYGSKLKTMMRKRGWIKVPPYYYPPGMPEEQ, encoded by the coding sequence ATGGCAAATATATTTGAAGCTTTAGTTGATCACATGAAGGGTACTTTCGATGATGAACCTAAAACACCATTACATATCGGTGAAGCGATGGGGTGCTGGTTGTATTATACAGCACTTGCGGAGGAAATCCCTGCTTTAGAAATTTGCTTGAATACGACCACAGACGATGAATTGCAGCTTATTGTAAAAGAAGGAAAGGATCTCGGTGAATCTCAACTGAATCGGCTTGCAAAGTTTATGCTTAGTGAAGGCGTATCATTACCTGAGGCCGATCCACACAAGCCTGCTACTGAGTCAAATGCAATTCCTCTAGGAGCAAAATCTACAGATACTCAAATTGCTAATTTACTTAGTGTCAAGGTTGGAACTAATGTGGTAATGTGTGCAACGAACATGAGTCAATGTGTTAGAAATGATATACAACTGATATGGATGGAATTACAAAGTGAAAAAATGCTTTATGGTTCCAAATTGAAAACGATGATGCGGAAAAGAGGTTGGATAAAAGTACCTCCATATTATTACCCTCCAGGTATGCCTGAGGAACAATAA
- a CDS encoding GerAB/ArcD/ProY family transporter, whose product MEKSKISPQQLFSLIVLFELGTALIVPLGVEAKQDAWLAELLGMTGGIVLLLQYYYLYRHYPNLLLTSYIQKIFGKYIGFFIALSYILFFIYGASRDLRESSELFLLPYSETPMSVLSGIMMILVCYALYQGIEVIARAGEIFFVLVFSMVVLTFFLTIGSNVVRFENLLPVLENGWKPVLTTAFPDRVFFPYGELICFTVIFPYLTKPEYGMKFGMVAMVLSGVILTMTIVIEIAVLGVNGLSIAVFPFLKLVEKLNIAGFVQGLEVIAMIVLIVGDFFKVAVFTYAAVISSTDLFKIKNHRKFVLPIGVMIFITSMVATDNFIEHIQQGKIVLKSIFPLFEFVIPLLLIIVLSIRRRIGGSNLH is encoded by the coding sequence ATGGAGAAATCAAAAATAAGCCCTCAGCAGTTATTCTCTTTAATTGTATTATTTGAGTTAGGGACCGCACTTATCGTACCTTTAGGGGTAGAGGCAAAACAGGATGCTTGGTTGGCAGAATTGTTAGGAATGACGGGAGGTATCGTTTTATTACTTCAGTATTATTACTTATATCGCCATTATCCAAATTTGCTATTGACAAGTTATATACAAAAAATTTTCGGAAAATATATAGGTTTTTTTATCGCTTTGTCATACATTTTATTTTTTATATATGGAGCATCAAGAGATTTACGAGAATCAAGTGAACTTTTTTTACTTCCATATAGCGAGACTCCCATGTCTGTGCTGAGCGGGATTATGATGATTCTCGTTTGTTATGCGTTGTATCAAGGAATAGAAGTGATCGCAAGAGCGGGAGAAATCTTTTTTGTTTTAGTCTTTTCTATGGTTGTATTGACATTTTTCTTAACGATCGGTTCAAATGTTGTTCGGTTTGAGAACTTATTGCCCGTATTGGAAAACGGGTGGAAGCCTGTTTTAACAACCGCATTTCCTGATCGCGTGTTTTTCCCTTACGGTGAATTAATTTGTTTTACAGTGATTTTTCCATACTTAACTAAACCGGAATATGGGATGAAATTTGGAATGGTTGCCATGGTATTAAGCGGTGTGATTTTAACGATGACCATTGTAATTGAAATAGCTGTTCTTGGTGTGAACGGATTGTCGATCGCTGTGTTTCCGTTTTTGAAATTGGTCGAAAAATTAAATATAGCCGGATTTGTACAAGGTTTGGAAGTTATTGCGATGATCGTTTTAATCGTAGGCGACTTTTTTAAGGTAGCTGTCTTTACTTACGCAGCTGTGATTAGTTCAACCGATTTATTCAAAATTAAAAATCACCGCAAGTTCGTGTTACCTATAGGGGTGATGATCTTTATCACCTCGATGGTCGCAACGGATAATTTTATAGAACACATACAACAAGGGAAAATTGTCCTTAAGTCAATTTTCCCCTTGTTTGAATTTGTCATCCCATTGCTGTTAATTATAGTCTTGTCTATTCGTCGACGGATTGGCGGCAGTAATCTGCATTAA
- a CDS encoding spore germination protein has translation MRHFKKRRKQSLSSQINQSHEPLQKDGLKANLNENIQIIKEALGNSDDIIIREIRIGKERKLKAAIFYTEGLIDTPSIQNFILETLMLDLQKIDIDKMGSSGENPLHLLKDSVLTVGDIKDLSDYNTLFTFLLSGNVILLLDSFTLGFAIGMKGGKDRGVTEATVENSVRGPKEAFSESLRTNTALLRRKINDHNLWLETKKIGTVTKTAVSIAYIKGITNDKVVEEVRERLERIEIDSILETGYVEELIQDETYTPFPTIFHTERPDVTAANLLEGRVAIFVDGSPNALLVPSLFVQFFQTADDYYQRADIVTLLRFLRFFGFFIALLGPSLYIAITTFHQEMLPTPLLINLAAQREGVPFPAFIEALIMEITFEILREAGVRMPRTIGQAVSIVGTLVIGTAAVDAGIVSAAMVIVVAITAISSFVVSSFNLSISVRMVRFIFMGLAASFGLFGIIVGLIALVLHLCSLRSFGVPYMSPFAPFIATDQKDALFRFPHWGLFSRPRLISQKNVKREDTPSPKPEPRKQK, from the coding sequence ATGAGACATTTTAAAAAACGACGGAAACAATCCTTGTCTTCACAAATTAATCAAAGTCACGAGCCGTTGCAGAAGGACGGGTTAAAAGCGAATCTTAATGAAAATATACAAATAATAAAAGAAGCACTTGGCAACAGCGATGATATTATCATCCGGGAGATTCGAATTGGAAAAGAAAGAAAGCTGAAAGCGGCTATATTTTATACAGAGGGTTTGATTGATACACCCTCGATTCAAAACTTCATTCTAGAAACTCTAATGTTGGATTTACAGAAAATCGATATAGACAAAATGGGTTCTTCCGGGGAGAATCCCTTGCATCTGTTGAAAGATTCTGTTTTGACAGTCGGAGATATAAAGGACTTATCCGATTACAACACTCTTTTTACCTTTCTATTATCAGGTAACGTCATCCTTTTACTTGACAGTTTCACGCTTGGATTTGCCATTGGAATGAAAGGTGGAAAAGACCGCGGCGTGACAGAAGCAACAGTTGAAAATTCAGTACGTGGTCCAAAAGAAGCTTTTTCAGAAAGTTTACGTACTAATACAGCGTTGTTAAGACGTAAAATCAACGATCATAACCTATGGTTGGAAACGAAGAAAATTGGGACTGTAACGAAAACTGCCGTTTCGATTGCATATATAAAAGGTATCACCAATGACAAAGTGGTAGAGGAAGTTCGGGAGCGTCTCGAACGAATTGAAATTGACAGCATTTTGGAAACCGGCTATGTTGAAGAGTTGATTCAGGATGAAACGTACACACCTTTCCCTACTATTTTTCATACGGAACGTCCTGATGTAACTGCCGCCAATCTACTTGAGGGGCGTGTTGCTATTTTTGTTGACGGGAGCCCAAATGCTCTTTTAGTTCCTTCACTGTTCGTTCAATTTTTTCAGACAGCAGATGATTATTATCAACGGGCAGATATTGTTACGCTTCTCCGTTTTTTACGATTTTTCGGATTTTTCATTGCACTGCTCGGCCCATCATTATACATCGCCATTACGACGTTTCATCAGGAAATGTTGCCGACTCCGTTGCTCATTAACCTGGCTGCTCAACGTGAAGGGGTTCCTTTTCCGGCCTTCATTGAAGCGCTCATCATGGAAATCACCTTTGAAATTTTGCGGGAAGCCGGTGTTCGGATGCCAAGGACGATTGGGCAAGCGGTTTCGATTGTTGGGACATTAGTAATTGGAACAGCAGCAGTCGATGCTGGTATTGTTTCCGCAGCAATGGTAATTGTCGTGGCGATTACGGCGATTTCAAGCTTTGTTGTCAGTTCCTTCAATCTATCTATTTCGGTAAGAATGGTACGTTTTATTTTTATGGGATTGGCTGCTTCATTTGGTTTATTCGGTATAATTGTCGGTTTGATCGCCCTTGTTCTTCATTTATGCAGTTTACGTTCGTTCGGAGTACCGTATATGTCTCCGTTTGCTCCGTTCATTGCCACAGATCAAAAAGACGCGCTTTTTCGGTTTCCACATTGGGGACTATTTTCACGTCCACGTCTAATCAGTCAGAAAAATGTCAAGCGGGAAGATACTCCTTCACCGAAGCCGGAGCCTCGGAAGCAAAAGTAG
- a CDS encoding Ger(x)C family spore germination protein — protein sequence MRRKVIVFVILILLLSLLSGCWNRRELNELAIVVAMGIDKSEDQYVVTTQVVNTGQVATKQGGGQKSPVTTYQEKGNTVFEAIRRMTTVTARKLYFPHLRILAIGEELAEEGIGGALDFLSRDHELRTDFFIVIAKDTKAENVLKVMTGLEDIPANKLFSSLETSEKAWAPSMSITLDELISEIVSEGIHPNLTGLQLTGVVQEGEKNDNVQEIEPDVQLKYSGMAVFKDDKLIDWLNEKESKAVNYVLGNVKSTIGEVSCPEGKGKVAIEVIRTEADLKTKVDKGSPKGTVQIQVEGNVGEVQCKKLDLTKTKTINDLEKKSEKRVKEIVESTITASQEEFKVDIFGFGEAIHRSNPDYWKKVRKEWDEKFTDMPVEVKVDVQILRVGTIGNSPLKKIKE from the coding sequence ATGAGAAGAAAAGTTATTGTATTTGTCATTCTCATCCTTTTACTTAGCCTTTTATCCGGTTGTTGGAATCGACGGGAATTAAATGAACTTGCCATTGTGGTCGCAATGGGAATTGATAAATCGGAGGATCAATATGTTGTTACCACTCAGGTCGTTAATACCGGGCAAGTTGCCACTAAACAGGGCGGCGGTCAGAAGTCACCAGTTACAACATATCAGGAAAAAGGAAACACGGTCTTTGAAGCGATAAGAAGAATGACAACGGTTACGGCTAGAAAACTTTATTTTCCCCATCTGCGAATTCTCGCAATAGGTGAAGAGTTAGCGGAAGAAGGAATTGGCGGAGCGTTAGATTTTTTATCAAGGGATCACGAATTACGAACCGACTTTTTTATTGTGATTGCGAAAGATACGAAAGCGGAAAACGTGTTAAAAGTAATGACGGGATTAGAAGATATTCCCGCAAACAAACTGTTTTCATCTCTTGAAACATCGGAGAAAGCATGGGCCCCTTCAATGTCCATTACCTTAGATGAACTGATATCGGAAATCGTGAGTGAGGGAATACATCCAAACTTAACCGGACTCCAGCTAACGGGGGTTGTACAAGAGGGGGAAAAGAATGACAATGTTCAGGAAATTGAACCTGATGTTCAATTGAAATATAGCGGCATGGCCGTGTTTAAAGACGATAAACTAATCGACTGGTTGAATGAAAAGGAAAGTAAAGCGGTTAATTATGTTCTGGGAAACGTAAAAAGTACGATTGGGGAAGTGTCTTGTCCAGAAGGAAAAGGGAAAGTGGCAATTGAGGTGATTCGTACAGAGGCTGATCTGAAAACGAAAGTTGATAAGGGTTCACCAAAAGGAACTGTTCAAATTCAGGTGGAAGGGAATGTTGGTGAAGTTCAATGCAAGAAGCTTGATTTGACGAAAACGAAAACGATAAATGATTTGGAAAAGAAATCAGAGAAGAGAGTCAAAGAGATCGTTGAATCGACGATAACAGCATCCCAGGAAGAATTTAAAGTCGATATTTTCGGTTTTGGCGAGGCGATTCACCGTTCGAATCCCGACTATTGGAAAAAGGTAAGAAAAGAATGGGACGAGAAATTTACGGACATGCCAGTAGAGGTAAAAGTAGACGTACAGATTCTACGGGTCGGTACAATTGGCAATTCACCACTTAAAAAAATAAAGGAGTAG
- a CDS encoding endospore germination permease yields the protein MLENRKISVRQFRVLVILFTIGTSILIVPSVLAFEAKQDAWIAAIIGVGLGLLVIFLYNKLGLMFPNMTFVQMNQKVFGKWLGKTISLLFFSLSFLYASSLLFYTGNFFIIEIMPETPLEAIVILMGIIMVMAVRLGLETFTRSAEIFILFFVILFICLVFSISPEIEFENIQPVFEVKLKPLLRAILFLVVTSSINAVVLLMVFPTYINQPKEAGKSFLIGNLIGGLVMIIITFLCILVLGPYHSATQVYPGYELAKKINVGNFLTRIEAIMAGMWMITIYFKMVLYFYASVLGITQILNIKDYRPFTLPLGMIAIVLSLVIYPDVIYQQEWDLKTASAFSLTVGLFLPLFMLVVAIFRKKMDKKKIHSR from the coding sequence ATGCTCGAAAACCGAAAAATATCGGTCCGTCAATTCAGGGTCTTAGTCATTTTATTTACCATTGGCACTTCCATTTTAATCGTTCCATCAGTCTTAGCCTTCGAAGCGAAACAAGATGCTTGGATTGCAGCCATCATCGGTGTCGGATTGGGTTTGTTAGTCATATTTCTATACAATAAGCTAGGTCTCATGTTTCCAAATATGACATTTGTCCAAATGAATCAAAAGGTTTTTGGGAAATGGTTAGGAAAAACGATTTCCCTCTTATTTTTTTCGCTTTCATTTTTATATGCTTCTTCCCTTTTATTTTATACCGGTAATTTCTTCATTATAGAAATAATGCCAGAAACGCCACTCGAGGCCATTGTGATCCTGATGGGTATCATTATGGTAATGGCAGTACGACTTGGACTAGAAACATTTACACGATCGGCAGAGATTTTCATCCTATTTTTCGTTATCCTTTTTATCTGCTTAGTGTTTTCTATCTCTCCTGAAATTGAGTTTGAAAACATACAACCTGTATTTGAGGTGAAGTTAAAACCTTTGCTTCGTGCAATCTTATTTTTGGTCGTTACGTCTTCTATAAATGCCGTTGTTTTATTGATGGTTTTTCCCACCTATATCAATCAGCCGAAAGAAGCTGGAAAATCTTTTTTAATCGGAAATTTAATTGGCGGGCTGGTGATGATCATCATTACTTTTTTGTGTATTTTGGTTCTGGGTCCTTATCATTCAGCAACACAAGTGTATCCAGGCTATGAGTTGGCGAAAAAGATTAATGTTGGTAATTTTTTGACGCGAATAGAAGCAATTATGGCCGGAATGTGGATGATTACCATCTATTTTAAGATGGTGCTTTATTTTTACGCTTCTGTTTTAGGGATTACGCAAATTCTCAACATAAAAGATTATCGCCCTTTCACTTTACCTTTGGGGATGATCGCGATTGTCCTTTCGCTTGTGATATATCCCGATGTCATTTATCAACAAGAATGGGATTTGAAAACGGCAAGCGCTTTTTCATTGACTGTAGGGTTATTTTTACCCCTATTCATGTTAGTAGTAGCTATATTTCGAAAAAAAATGGACAAGAAAAAAATTCATTCGAGGTAG
- a CDS encoding AMP-binding protein has protein sequence MLLTDGFSLHANKNPNKIAIQTKQRQITYGELHCIIDQTANALLSIKKGKKSGSVCKAAFLLDNSIEFFQIFLAAAKIGWIAVPLDPKWNNEEIDEILEKTCPDVLVIQGKHLRKLSNKTISYPLIIAGRHQLESYDRHFVSFEQWVEQKPVSAPRINKLSQHSPFYMGFTSGTTGTPKAFTRSHRSWVESFNGSNVEFGINSHDHTLIPGPLVHSLFLYASIHTLSIGGTVHLLEKFSAMKAVELMENRPVTVVYVVPTMFEAICRTVSNVPAYRRPAHLRDVISSGAKWSAASKKQIADLFPGVNLYEFYGASELSFVTVLDPKGNLQKPDSVGRPFHNIEISLRDSHGMEVETGEVGKLYVKSEMIFSGYYQNEDESKKVLQDGWATVGDLARRDNEGYVYIVGREKNMIIYGGLNVYPEEIEKVLRQLPEIQEAVVLGIKDDYWGEKIVAIIKFNKGNHLKEREVQAYCRKRLAKYKCPREVIPVEAFPHTNSGKIARKRLEQWLETRKKEFYE, from the coding sequence ATGCTATTAACTGATGGTTTCAGTTTACATGCAAATAAAAATCCAAATAAGATTGCAATTCAAACCAAACAACGACAAATAACATACGGAGAACTTCATTGTATTATAGACCAAACAGCAAATGCCCTGCTTTCTATTAAGAAAGGAAAGAAATCGGGGAGCGTTTGTAAAGCGGCTTTTTTACTAGACAACAGTATCGAATTTTTCCAAATCTTCCTTGCTGCCGCCAAAATAGGCTGGATCGCAGTCCCTTTGGACCCAAAATGGAACAATGAAGAGATTGATGAAATACTGGAAAAGACCTGTCCGGATGTCCTTGTCATTCAAGGAAAACACTTGAGAAAGTTGTCTAATAAAACAATATCTTACCCATTGATAATAGCTGGAAGGCACCAATTGGAATCTTATGACCGTCATTTCGTTTCTTTTGAACAATGGGTTGAACAAAAACCGGTTAGTGCGCCACGGATAAACAAACTATCACAACATAGCCCCTTTTATATGGGGTTCACATCAGGAACGACAGGAACGCCAAAAGCTTTTACTCGTTCCCATCGCTCATGGGTGGAGAGCTTTAATGGAAGTAACGTTGAGTTCGGTATTAATTCTCATGATCATACTCTCATACCGGGACCTCTCGTCCATTCTCTATTTCTTTATGCCTCAATACATACGCTCTCTATTGGAGGGACCGTTCATTTACTAGAAAAGTTTTCAGCAATGAAAGCAGTAGAGTTAATGGAGAACCGACCGGTTACAGTAGTTTATGTTGTTCCGACAATGTTTGAAGCGATTTGTCGTACAGTCAGCAATGTCCCGGCCTATAGACGTCCCGCGCATTTACGTGACGTCATTTCTTCTGGAGCAAAATGGAGTGCGGCATCAAAAAAACAAATTGCTGATCTTTTTCCTGGTGTAAACTTATACGAGTTTTACGGAGCTTCAGAATTAAGCTTTGTGACGGTTCTTGATCCAAAAGGGAATTTACAAAAGCCAGATTCAGTTGGCCGTCCCTTTCATAACATCGAAATTTCATTACGTGACTCACATGGTATGGAAGTTGAAACAGGAGAAGTTGGAAAGCTTTACGTAAAAAGCGAAATGATTTTTTCCGGGTATTATCAGAATGAAGATGAATCGAAGAAAGTTCTTCAGGATGGATGGGCAACAGTAGGAGATTTGGCTCGTCGGGATAACGAAGGATACGTTTATATTGTCGGCCGGGAAAAAAATATGATCATTTATGGTGGGCTTAATGTATATCCTGAGGAAATTGAAAAAGTTTTACGTCAGTTACCTGAGATCCAGGAAGCTGTCGTACTTGGAATCAAAGACGATTATTGGGGCGAAAAAATCGTTGCTATCATTAAATTCAACAAGGGGAATCACCTGAAAGAGAGGGAAGTTCAGGCTTATTGCCGCAAGCGTCTTGCGAAATATAAATGCCCCCGTGAAGTGATTCCAGTTGAAGCGTTTCCACATACAAACAGCGGAAAAATCGCCAGAAAACGTCTCGAACAATGGCTGGAAACGAGAAAGAAGGAGTTTTATGAATAA
- a CDS encoding thiolase family protein → MNKAVIVIAKRTPIGKKGGMLKNFPCEKLAAAVMKNIAEGSSLNPADIDEVILGNAVGPGGNIARLSSLAAGFPVHVPGVTIDRQCGSGLEAINLAARLIQAGAGEVFLAGGVESTSTEPVRIDQSDNRSNPRVLKRARFSPEEIGDPDMGVAAENVAEKYGISRQEQDSFALSSYQKTLKSIESSNFQDEIVPLSANEDGTNKEIWNDESPRDSTTYEKLLKRSRPVFRKNGTVTPGNSCSVNDGASIALVMSEEKAKKSGLKPILSFVDSIATGVDPNYLGIGPVPAVQKLLTRNRLTPENIDLVEFNEAFAAQVAASIKELSIPFEKVNVGGGAIAYGHPYGASGAVLVTRLGREMSSRKAKLGLTTLGIGGGIGLATLFKRYE, encoded by the coding sequence ATGAATAAAGCTGTTATTGTAATCGCCAAACGAACTCCCATCGGCAAAAAAGGGGGAATGTTAAAGAATTTCCCTTGTGAAAAGCTTGCTGCAGCAGTGATGAAAAATATTGCAGAGGGATCCAGCCTAAATCCAGCAGATATCGATGAAGTGATTCTTGGCAACGCAGTTGGTCCTGGAGGGAATATCGCCCGACTTTCATCATTGGCCGCAGGTTTTCCGGTCCATGTACCTGGGGTTACGATTGACCGGCAATGTGGATCGGGATTGGAAGCTATCAACCTTGCAGCAAGATTGATACAAGCCGGGGCTGGTGAAGTTTTCCTTGCTGGGGGCGTCGAGAGTACAAGTACCGAACCCGTAAGAATAGACCAATCAGACAACAGAAGTAACCCGCGTGTGTTAAAACGAGCTCGTTTTTCACCAGAGGAAATTGGTGATCCGGACATGGGAGTTGCTGCTGAAAATGTCGCTGAAAAATACGGAATCTCACGTCAAGAACAAGACAGCTTTGCTTTATCGAGTTACCAAAAAACATTGAAATCCATTGAGTCGTCTAACTTTCAGGACGAAATCGTTCCCCTTTCAGCTAATGAGGATGGCACTAATAAAGAAATATGGAATGATGAAAGCCCAAGAGACAGTACGACTTACGAAAAATTACTTAAGCGTTCCCGTCCTGTATTCCGTAAGAATGGAACCGTGACCCCCGGCAACTCTTGTTCTGTCAACGATGGAGCCTCTATTGCTCTAGTCATGTCTGAAGAAAAGGCGAAAAAATCAGGATTGAAACCGATTTTATCCTTCGTTGATTCTATAGCGACAGGTGTTGACCCAAATTATCTTGGAATTGGCCCGGTTCCTGCCGTCCAAAAGCTTTTGACGCGAAATAGGTTAACACCAGAAAACATTGATTTAGTGGAATTTAATGAAGCATTCGCTGCACAAGTGGCTGCATCTATCAAGGAACTTTCAATTCCTTTTGAAAAAGTGAATGTCGGTGGGGGAGCCATTGCTTACGGTCACCCATATGGTGCATCAGGGGCAGTGCTGGTTACCCGATTAGGCCGAGAAATGTCATCTCGAAAAGCCAAATTAGGACTTACTACTCTCGGGATCGGCGGGGGAATCGGATTGGCGACCTTGTTTAAACGATATGAATAG
- a CDS encoding MaoC family dehydratase N-terminal domain-containing protein, with product MIDLKWEGKTTDPFQIDVSRKLIQDYSLVIGEKNPIHHDPEAAKSGGYPNIIAPLTFPIIFWQHASVLWLENHGPLLHRDQTFIYTEPIVAGRSYVCQIQLKRIINRRNIQFLEHELFGRVESSILKDPSFRANSTLVLKENTYAGTS from the coding sequence ATGATCGACCTTAAATGGGAAGGAAAAACAACTGATCCGTTTCAGATTGACGTTAGCAGGAAACTGATTCAGGATTATAGCCTGGTAATAGGGGAGAAAAATCCTATACATCATGATCCAGAGGCAGCGAAGTCAGGAGGTTACCCTAATATTATAGCACCTTTGACATTCCCGATTATTTTTTGGCAGCATGCCTCGGTGTTATGGTTGGAAAATCATGGCCCTTTATTGCACCGAGATCAAACGTTCATCTATACAGAGCCAATTGTAGCGGGAAGGTCCTATGTTTGTCAGATTCAATTAAAACGAATCATAAACAGACGGAATATACAATTTCTTGAACACGAGTTATTTGGTCGCGTTGAGTCGTCGATTTTAAAGGATCCATCCTTCAGAGCGAATTCAACGCTTGTTTTAAAGGAGAATACATATGCCGGAACTTCGTAA